One region of Oryza sativa Japonica Group chromosome 5, ASM3414082v1 genomic DNA includes:
- the LOC4339635 gene encoding uncharacterized protein isoform X1 has protein sequence MRPAPFAAIGSPSFCLFDPFPLLLLPSTSTRSSPPRLEPSMSGKPSDDTTGQVRPEVDGSDEKVEIANQNEKEVMPSPQEEEAAIKKKYGGIVPRKPALIAKDHERAYFDSADWALGKQGGHPQKPKGPLEALRPKLQPTQQQARSRRFLHASVDNEEGLNSPTEDASQNQESNEVKDDK, from the exons ATGCGCCCTGCGCCCTTTGCGGCGATTGGCTCCCCATCATTTTGCCTCTTCGATCcattccctctcctcctcctcccctccacctccacgcgcTCCTCCCCACCTCGTCTCGAACCCAG TATGTCGGGGAAGCCATCTGATGATACAACAGGTCAAGTGAGGCCCGAAGTAGATGGTTCCGATGAGAAAGTAGAAATTGCCAACCAGAATGAAAAAGAGGTGATGCCTTCACCTCAGGAAGAG GAAGCAGCAATAAAGAAAAAGTATGGTGGAATAGTTCCCAGAAAGCCAGCGCTTATAGCCAAG GATCATGAGCGAGCTTACTTTGATTCTGCTGATTGGGCTTTGGGGAAG CAAGGAGGACACCCTCAAAAACCTAAAGGGCCGCTTGAAGCACTCCGACCAAAATTGCAG CCTACTCAACAGCAAGCACGTTCGCGTCGATTTCTTCATGCTTCTGTTGACAACGAAG AGGGTCTTAATTCACCGACTGAAGATGCAAGCCAGAACCAGGAATCCAATGAGGTCAAGGACGATAAATGA
- the LOC4339635 gene encoding uncharacterized protein isoform X2 encodes MSGKPSDDTTGQVRPEVDGSDEKVEIANQNEKEVMPSPQEEEAAIKKKYGGIVPRKPALIAKDHERAYFDSADWALGKQGGHPQKPKGPLEALRPKLQPTQQQARSRRFLHASVDNEEGLNSPTEDASQNQESNEVKDDK; translated from the exons ATGTCGGGGAAGCCATCTGATGATACAACAGGTCAAGTGAGGCCCGAAGTAGATGGTTCCGATGAGAAAGTAGAAATTGCCAACCAGAATGAAAAAGAGGTGATGCCTTCACCTCAGGAAGAG GAAGCAGCAATAAAGAAAAAGTATGGTGGAATAGTTCCCAGAAAGCCAGCGCTTATAGCCAAG GATCATGAGCGAGCTTACTTTGATTCTGCTGATTGGGCTTTGGGGAAG CAAGGAGGACACCCTCAAAAACCTAAAGGGCCGCTTGAAGCACTCCGACCAAAATTGCAG CCTACTCAACAGCAAGCACGTTCGCGTCGATTTCTTCATGCTTCTGTTGACAACGAAG AGGGTCTTAATTCACCGACTGAAGATGCAAGCCAGAACCAGGAATCCAATGAGGTCAAGGACGATAAATGA